One region of Trichosurus vulpecula isolate mTriVul1 chromosome 1, mTriVul1.pri, whole genome shotgun sequence genomic DNA includes:
- the LOC118850276 gene encoding selenoprotein P has product MWRGLGLALALCLLPFGGTESQVQSVRCKEAPKWHIRDQDPMLNSLGRVTVVALLQASUYLCVLQASRLEDLRVKLETEGFSNISYIVVNHQGNPSQLNFKELKGKVSENIIVYQQEENQKDVWTTLNGNKDDFLIYDRCGRLVYHLGLPYSFLIFSYVEEAIKIAYCEKSCGNCSYTTLDDEDFCKNASLVTEEETTTTPQPHPHHHHHHHHHHHDHDHHHHDHDHHHHRQHHRHGHKPSENEKSEGSETAVDAHSLRGLHHHHEPTHHQHRHKDYPGSQENPEIRVLELSVPRKKLURKRVSGCANQLL; this is encoded by the exons ATGTGGAGAGGCCTGGGACTTGCCCTggctctctgtctcctcccctttGGAGGAACAGAGAGCCAGGTGCAAAGTGTCCGGTGCAAAGAAGCTCCAAAATGGCACATACGGGATCAAGATCCGATGCTGAACTCTCTGGGTAGAGTGACTGTGGTTGCTCTCCTCCAAGCCAGCTGATATTTGTGCGTTCTGCAGGCCTCCAG atTGGAAGACCTGCGAGTGAAATTGGAAACAGAAGGATTTTCCAATATCTCATACATTGTTGTCAACCATCAAGGAAACCCATCTCAATTAAATTTCAAAGAGCTAAAAGGGAAGGTTTCAGAGAATATTATTGTTTATCaacaagaagaaaatcaaaaagaTGTCTGGACTACATTAAACGGCAACAAGGATGACTTTCTCATATATGACAG aTGTGGCCGTCTTGTGTATCATCTTGGTTTGCCTtattcctttcttattttctcataTGTGGAAGAAGCCATTAAAATTGCTTACTGTGAAAAAAGCTGCGGAAACTGCTCATACACG ACTCTAGATGATGAAGACTTTTGTAAGAATGCATCTTTGGTAACTGAGGAAGAAACAACTACAACCCCTCAGCCTcacccccaccaccatcaccaccaccatcaccaccaccatgaccACGACCACCATCACCATGAccacgaccaccaccaccaccgccagcATCACAGGCATGGGCACAAGCCTTCAGAGAATGAGAAATCCGAAGGTTCTGAGACAGCTGTTGATGCTCACTCTCTGAGAGgtcttcatcatcaccatgagCCTACACACCACCAGCACAGGCACAAAGATTACCCAGGGAGCCAGGAAAATCCAGAGATCAGGGTTTTGGAGCTTTCTGTTCCAAGAAAGAAACTCTGACGCAAGAGAGTTTCTGGTTGTGCAAACCAGTTACTCTGA